The genome window ATATAAGAATATAAAGTTGCTGTATTTGTTGCATTTGGAACTGCTACAGAAGTCATTTTGTCTTTAAAGTTTGTTTGGAAAACTGCTAATTCGTAAGTCAACTTGTTATTCATTAAAGTACCTTTTGAACCAATTTCAAATTGAGTTCCAACCTCTGCTTTTAAATTTTTATTTACTTCTCCTGTGTAAGGAATGTAAAAATAAGAACTCACTGGAGCTTTGTAACCTTTGTTATATGAAGCATATACAGAAACTGCTTTATTAAAAACTTTATTAATTGCAAATTTTGGTGAAACCATGTTTTTATAAGATGCACTTAAAGTTGACGGTCTGTATGTTCCTGGAGTATTATTTGCAGGCACATACATTCTGTCTTGTGATTCAATTCCCATATAACTACTTCCAACTCCTGCAGTAACAGAAAAATCGTAAGGCATATTTAAAGTCCATTCAGTAAATATATGATTGGTTTTTGAAATAGAATATCTATTACTTCTTTGACTACCAATTACATTGTAAGCATCTGGATCAACTCCATTAGCAACCATAGCATAACTAATTGCTTGCGAATTTTGTTGTTGCATTTCAGTTCCAGCAATTCCAGAAAGTTTATAAGCTGTTCCTAAATCAAAGTTTAAATTAAAAGTAGTTCTAAAACCAAAATTTAAAGCTGATTTGTCTGTCCAACCACCTGCTGAACTTACATCGCTTTCAATACCAGTTCCAAAAACCGAAAATGAGTTACCAATATTTCTATTGAATTGATAATCGTGATTCAATCCTCCTCTAAAACTTACCATATGAGAATGCGCGTCGTTTTTAATATAATTTGGATTACCCGAATAATCAAAATCTTCGTATTGTTCTCTAGTTAACTCACCATTTCTTTGATCATAACTATCACTATAACCTAAATAAGCATTGATTTTTTGCTTTTCGCTTAAAGTTGAATTTCCAAAAATATTCACGAAATCTTTACTTGATGCAGTATGCTCCATGAAACCATCATACTTTTGACTTCCATAATTGATTAACATAGCCCCATTTTTCCCTCCAATTTGAGCTTGAGTAGTTAGTCTTTTTAATCCATAACTACCAAACAAAGTATTTTGAGCCAATGATATTTTGTTTAACTCTGGCAGGATTGTTTTTAAGTTTACAACACCAGCAATAGCTAAACCATATAATGAACCTGATGGTCCTTTTACAACTTCTACATCTCCAATTGATGAAAAATCCAAATCATCCATTAAGGTAATACCTTCTGCATCTGTTACTGGAATATTGTTTAAATATACTTTTGTTCCTTGAGTGTCAAAGTTACTATTGGTACCATTTGTACCTCTAACTCCATTACCATACCCACGAATATTGAATTGTTGGCCAGCAGATACTGTTCTTCTTTGCATATTTACCCCTGGAACATTTGTATTGATAGCATCATCTAAGAACAAACCTGTACTTCTATTCAACTCTTTTTCTCCAAGTTTAGAAATAGATTGTGGCTGACTTAGAATAGTTTTATTTGTATTTGAAGTGGCAGTTACTTCAACTTCTTTTAAATAGTTTACTTTTGTAACTGTATCTTTTTTAATCTCTTGGCTATAACCTACAGCCGAGCTAACGATAGCTCCAAGAACTAACGTTTTATTTAATAAATTCATTTTATTTATGTTAAATTAATAATAGCAACTATTGGGCGTACTGAAAAGAACACCTATGATTATTTAAATTGAAATTATTAAACTAATTCGGGAGGAGGAACAATAATAGAAAGGTAAATTTCTTTTATATAAACGAAGTTAAATAGCAATTTTTTCAAAGACTCATTTTTAATAGACTTTGAAGTGTAATCTTTTGCTTGATTTAAACAAGCTATCTTAATTTTGAAAATACTTTTCCCTTTTGAAGACTGACTTTTCTTTCGAATGTTTTTGATTTTCAAAGCAAAGTTTTTCTCTTTTTTGTCTTTAAAAAGTTTTAGTTTAACAAAATCACCTTCAAAAGTCTCTTCTAAAATATCATAAAGTTCATCCTCAATAACAATTTCAAGATCATCAATTTTCATTAAATAATAATCTTTTTTAGCAATTGTTTTTGTGATAATTAAATGAGGGTTTTTATTTGACTCGGCAATTTTTTTAAAAATTTTATGCGAAAAAGTAGCAAAATAGAACATCCCTACTGATTGAAGTAGTATAAATACAGCTAGAAATAATATGTTGTATTTTTTTATCAAAATTGGGGCTAGTTTATTGACCTCCAAATGTATCAAATTTATTTCTTAAAAAAAGAAAAGTTTTTCATTCTTAACTTAAAACTTTTTTCATCAAATCTTCTAATTCATGCATCTGAGGAACACCTAGTTTACGGTTTTGTCGTCCAATAAAATATAATGCTACCCAAAAAACAACCATTGCAATCATTACACTAACATCTAAAACCATTGATTGTTTCAACGACCAGTGTGTATATGCCATCATTGCAAAAACCAAAAACAACCCTGCAATTATAAAATGTAAAAACATAAAAAGCGTCCACAACAACTGTTCTGGTCCAAATAACCCTTTTACCAAAGTTTGATTTTCACTTTTTTCTAATTCTAGATGTAAAAAAGGAGAATAATATTTTCTTTTTTCCTTACTAAAATAGAAATACAAATGTTCATCGATAATCTTAATTTGATAATCAGCTTTCAATTCTGTTTTTAAGCGGTAAGCATTTTCAAGTATTTCTTCAACTGTTTTACTCGACACAACTTCAAATCGTGGTCGTAATGCTATGCTTTTTTCTGGCTCCATAAGAATGAGAATTTAAGCTAATATATTAAAATAAAGACATCTAGAAATTAATCATCTGAAATATTTTTTTCAAATTCAAATCAGCCAAAATGTAAGTGATGCAAACAATTGCTTAAAACTCTCCAAAAAAAATCGTACTTTTGCCGATTCAAAATAAGATTATGAACAATATTGTTGCCATTGTAGGAAGACCAAATGTTGGAAAATCCACATTTTTTAACCGTTTAATTCAGCGAAGAGAAGCTATTGTTGACTCGGTAAGCGGTGTTACGCGTGATAGAAATTATGGGAAAAGTGAATGGAATGGAAAAGAATTTTCCGTAATTGATACTGGAGGTTATGTAAAAGGTTCGGATGATATTTTTGAAGGAGAAATTCGTCGTCAAGTAGAATTGGCAATTGACGAAGCGGATGCTATTGTTTTTGTAGTTGATGTCGAGGAAGGCATTACGCCTATGGATGATGAAGTGGCTAAGTTGCTTCGTAAAGTTAAAAAACCGGTTATTTTAGTTGTAAACAAAGTGGATAATGCCATGCGTGAAAAAGACGCAGTGGAATTCTACAACTTAGGATTAGGCGATTTTTTCACTATTTCAGGAATGAGTGGAAGTGGAACGGGTGAATTATTAGATAAAATTGTAGAAGTTTTACCTGAATTACCAGATGCTATCGAAGAGGAAAATCCGTTACCAAGATTTTGTGTTGTAGGAAGACCGAATGCTGGTAAATCATCTTTTATCAATGCCTTAATTGGTGAAGATCGATTTGTAGTTACAGATATTGCTGGAACTACTCGTGATGCGATTGATACAAAATATAACCGTTTTGGATTTGAATTCAACTTAGTAGATACTGCTGGAATTAGACGTAAAGCGAAAGTAAAAGAAGATTTAGAATTTTACTCTGTAATGCGTTCGGTAAGAGCGATTGAACACAGTGATGTGTGTTTATTAGTTATCGATGCGACTCGTGGATTTGAAGGACAAGATCAAAGTATTTTTTGGTTAGCAGAAAAGAACAGAAAAGGAATTGTAATCTTAGTAAACAAATGGGATTTAGTTGAAAAAGATACCATGTCTACTCGTGATTATGAAAGAAAAATAAGAGAAGAAATTGCTCCTTTTACAGATGTGCCAATTTTATTTGTTTCGGCTTTAACAAAACAACGTTTATTAAAAGCTTTAGAAACAGCGGTTGAAGTTTTTGAAAACAGAAAGCAACGTATTTCAACCTCTAAATTTAATGAGTTGATGTTACCAATTATCGAAGCAACACCACCACCAGCATTAAAAGGAAAATATATTAAAATTAAATATTGCATGCAGTTGCCAACACCAACACCTCAATTTGTGTTTTTTGCCAACTTACCACAATATGTAAAAGATCCGTACAAACGTTTTATTGAAAATAAATTGAGAGAAAACTATAATTTTAATGGTGTTCCAATCGATATTTATTTCAGACAGAAATAACATTAAAACCGAAGTTAACGCTTCGGTTTTTTTATTAATAATGTTAATATTTTCGTAAGAAAATTTTTATTTACACAATAAATATTTTATTTCGCTGTTAATTAGATTTGAATCCAAAAACCAACTTTCTTCATGTTCAAGAAAATAGTATTCTTAGTTTTATTTGTATTATCAGCAAGTAGTTTTAGTCAGAACACCATTTCATTAAAAGGAAAAATTATTGACAAAAACACATCAATTCCACTAGAATCGGCAACTATTTACATAAAATCGGCAAAAGATTCTACTTTAATTGATTACACCATTTCTGATAAAAATGGAAATTTTGCTTTCAAAACCAAAAAAATCGAAAGCGCAGTTCATTTTAAAATTTCGTACATAGGCTACATTGAATATTCTGAACAAATAGAAAATTTAAAAAGCGATAAAGATTTCGGATCAATTAGACTAGAAGAAAATGTTAGTTCATTAAAAGAAGTCGTTATTCAATCAGAAGCACCACCAGTTACCATAAAAAATGATACTTTAGAGTTTAACGCTGCTTCATTTAAAGTTAGACCAGATGCTAACGTTGAAGCACTTTTAAAACAATTGCCTGGTGTTGAAATAGATGAAGAAGGTAAAATTACAGTTAACGGAAAAGAAGTAAATAACATTTTAGTTAACGGTAAACCATTCTTTGGAAAAGATGGAAAAATTGCAACACAAAATTTACCTGCAGACATTATTAGTAAAGTTCAGGTAACCGATACCAAAACAAAAGAAGAAGAATTGTCTGGGCAAAATGCAACTTCAGATGAAAAAACCATCAACTTAACCATTCAGGAAGACAAGAATAAAGGTGCATTTGGCAAAGCAAATGTTGGTTACGGAACCGATGAAAGGTATGAATCGAGTTTGCTTTTTAATTATTTCAAAGACACCCAAAAAATCAGTATTTTAGGTTCGTCGAACAACATCAACTCAATCGGATTTTCAATGGATGAAATTTTCGACAATATGGGTGGTGGTAGAAATCAATCTATCTGGATAAATGACAATGGAAGTTTCGGAATTAATGGAATGCAATTTGGTGGTAATACAGGAATAACACAATCGAATATGATTGGGATTAATTTTGCTGATGAATGGGCAAAAAAGAAAATCAATCCAAATGGAAGTTATTATTATTCAAACGCAGAAACGAATAACAATAGTAGAACAAACCGAATTAATTTACTTCCAACAGGAAATACAAATACTTTAGCGGAATCAACTACAAAATCGATAACAGACGGACATAATATTTCGATGGATTTTGAAATAAAACTAGATTCAACAGCAACTATATATATGAGTCCGAGTTTTTCGAAAAGTGAAATTAAAAATAGAAATAAAGGTTTTGATGCTACATTTGATGAAGCTGGAGCCACATTAAATGAAAACACAACAGATAATAGTTGGGAAAGTCAAAACAATACGTTTCGTAACAACATTTACTTCTATAAAGGTTTAAAGAAAAAAGGCAGAGGGATTAGTGCTTCATTAAATAACGAAAATAGTAAAAACGAATCGGATTTGTTTACCAAAACAACAACCACATTCTTTCAATCAGGTAATACTGATGATGATCGAGATCAGTTCCGAGTTGACGATTCTAAAAACGATAGCTTTAGAGCTGAAATAGGATATAATGAACCTTTACGAGATTCTTTGGCTTTAAATTTCAAAGCAGTTTATAGTTATAAAAAATCTAGAGATACGAGAGAAACTTTTGACTTTGACAGCGGATTGGATTCTTATTCAAACTTTAACGATTTACTTTCAAACGATATCATTTCCACTACTTCATCTGTAACTCCAATGGTTGGCGTTAGTATTCGTAAGAAAAAAATTAGAGGAAACATTTCGATGGGAACAGAAATCATCAATTTCAACAACCAAGCCGATTATTTGTCTAACAAAACAGCTGTAAACAAAAACTACATGTATCCAAAAATGAACGGATATGTAAGTATAACATTAGGCAAATCTAAATCGATTTATAGCTATTATTCATACGAAGTAAATTTACCAACGGCTAATCAAATTTTACCTTTCCAAAATTTAGGAAATCCGTTAAACACTTTTATTGGAAATGCCGACTTAAAACCAAACGAAAATTATTCGATTTACATGAATTTCAACAATTATGATTATGCAACTCGAAGTGGTTTTTATGGTTATGCAGGTGGAGATTATAATGTAAATCAAATTGTAGCTTCAACAACTTATGATGCCGATTTTAAAGCAACTACAACGTATCAAAATGTAGACATGGCTTATAATGGTTTCGTAGGATTTAATTTCAATAAATCATTAAAAAAGGAAAAAAGAACATTTAAATATGGTTTTGGAGTTCAAGTAGGTTACGATTATAATCAAGGTTTAACTAATGCTGAATTATTTGAATCTAAAGGATTGAATATTAATCCAAGAGTTAATTTAACTTGGTCTATAGACGAAATGATAACAATTAATCCTTCGTATCGTTACACTTATATTACGAATGATTTTACCAACTACGTAATTGACAATACTAAAAATTTCAAACACAGTGCTAAGTTGGAAATCACAAGTTATTGGCCTAAAAAAGTAGTAATTGGAAGTGATTTCGGTTATAATTACAACTCTAACATTGCTGATGGTTTCCAAAAAGATTTCTATTTGTGGAACTTAAGTTTAGGATACAATTTCTTCCAAGACAAATTATTAGCAAAAGTAAAAGTATATGACGTATTAAATCAGAACGTAAGCGCAACAAGAACCATTACACCTACTGCCATTACCGATATGGAAAATACCGTTTTAAAACAATATGCTATGTTTTCTTTGACCTATAAATTAGAAAAATTTGGAGGCAAGAAAAAAGAAGGCGGCATAATGTTCATGGATTAAAAAATAAAAAACTCGTTAGATTGCTAACGAGTTTTTTATTTATCTATTTTTTACTTCGACTTTCTATTTTGGTTTACCAACTTCCGCCAGCTCCTCCACCAGAGAAACCACCACCGCCAAAGCCTCCACCAAATCCACCAGAAGAACCTCCACCAAAACTCCCGCCTCCAAAACCGCCTCCACCGCGACCCATTCGGCTTAAAATAATGATATCCCCTAAATCTAAACCGCTACCTCCTCTGTAATTTCCGCCTCCACCTTTACTCCCTTTTGAAATAATAAGAATTAGTATAATAACAAAAATAACGATTAAGACAAATGGAAAATTATTCTTAGATTCTTTGCGAGTACCTTTGTATTTTCCTTTTAAAACTTCGAAAATTGCATCAGCACCTTTATCTAATCCTTGGTAATAACTACCGGCTTTAAATTCAGGAATAATAACGTTTCTTATCAATTCTCCGTTGATTCCTGCAGTCAACCTATCTTCTACTCCATATCCTGGAGCAATCCAAATTTTTCTATCGTTTTTAGCAACTAAAATTAGAATTCCGTTGTCTTCTTTTTCTTGACCAATCCCCCATTCATGTGCCCATCTTGGCGTTAGAATTCCAATATCCTCACCTTTTAAATCTTCAATAGAAATCACCACAATTTGGGTGGTTGTCGAATCAGAATAACGAATCAACTTATTTTCTAATGCTTTCTCTTCTTGCGGATTTAAAACATCGGCATAATCGTAAACGCTCGTTTGAAAAGGCGGAACTTTCGGAATTGTGAACTGGGCATTAGCGTAAATTCCAGAAAGGAAAAATACTAGTATAATTAGTTTTCTCATTTTATCCTTTCGAAATTTCGTTAGACAATTCATTTGTGTCATCAGACTGATAAGGAAAATATTTCTTCAATCGTTCTCCAGCTCTTAAAATGCCTTCGACCAATCCTTTTTTGAATTTCTTTTCCTTAAAATTAGCAATCACAACATCTTTTGTACAATCCCAAAAATCAGATTCCACAACATTATTAATACCTTCATCGCCAATTATAGCAAACTTTTTATCGGCAACACCTACATAAAAAAGAACTCCATTTCTGTCTTGCGTTTCATTCATGTGCAATTCAAAAAAAACCTCCTGAGCTCTTTCAAGAGGTGATTTTTCTGTATGTTCTTCTAGATGCACTCTGATTTCTCCCGAAGTGTTTTTCTCGGCTTCAATAATCGCCTGAACAATTTCTTGTTCATCAGCTTTTGATAAGAAATCTTCTGTTTTAGACATTATTTTTTCTCGTTGTTAAAATCAAATTCTACATCAACTGGTTTTTCAGCGCCAGCAACAGCTTTAAACAATGCTTTCTCTTTGTATTCAGATAATATAAAACTTCTTGGCATTTTTAAGATATAGTTATTATATTTTTCAACCGCCTCATTAAAACGAGTTCTTGCTGTTAAAATCTGATTTTCAGTACTTGTTAACTCATTTTGTAACATTCTGAAATTTTCATTTGCTTTTAATTCTGGATATTTTTCAACTGTTACTAATAATCTCGATAAAGCTGAAGAAACACCGCTTTGAGCTTGATTAAATTGCTCAAATTGTTCTGGAGTAATGTTTGTTGGATCAACAGTTATTGAAGTTGCTTTAGCTCTTGCAGAAATTACCGCTTCTAAAGTAGATTTTTCAAAATCCGCTGCTCCTTTAACTGTTTTAACTAGGTTGCCAATTAGGTCATTTCTTCTTTGGTACGAAGTTTCTACATTTCCCCATTCTTTTTTTACAGCCTGGTCAACAGTAACTGCTCCATTTTTAACACTTACATACCAAAATACTAGGATTAATAACAATCCACCACCGATTAAATAAGGCAAAAATTTTCTCATCATTTTGTTTAATTTTTAAAGTTTATTGTTGTTTATAGTTGATTTTTAATTGTGTTCAATTGTGCTTTAATGGCTTCTAATTTGCTTATGATTTCAAATTTATCAAGCGTTTTTTTCTGACCTTCTTTCAAATGTGTTTTTGCACCTTCTAATGTAAAGCCGCGTTCTTTTACCAAGTGATAAATCAATTGTAAATTCTTTACATCTTCTGGTGTAAACATTCGATTTCCTTTTGCGTTTTTCTTTGGTTTCAGAATATCAAATTCTTTGTCCCAAAAACGTATTAAAGAAGCGTTTACATTAAATGCTTTGGCAATTTCGCCAATGCTATAATATCGTTTATTTGGTGCTAATTCTAAATGCATTAGTCTAATGATTGGTTTTCTTGGTTCGCTAATTTAGAAATTTCAATATATTCTTTAGCCGAAATACTTCCATAATAAAAGTTCAACGGATTTACTCGTTCGCCATTTTTAAATACTTCATAATGCAAATGTGGTGCCTGGCTTCTACCCGTACTTCCTACATAGCCAATAATATCACCTCTTTTCACACGTTGACCAGGTCTACAATTGTATTTACTCAAATGCGCGTACAATGTTTTATATCCAAATCCATGATTCACTTCAATATGATTTCCATAACCTGATAACGATGCATCTGCTTTATAAACAACGCCATCACCAGTAGCATAAATTGGCGTTCCTGTTCTTGCTGTAAAATCCATTCCGTAATGAAACTTTCTAATTTTTGTAAATGGATCACTTCGATATCCATATCCCGAAGCCATTTGTTTTAAATCTTCGTTTTTGACAGGTTGAATTGCCGGAATTGCCGCTAATAATTTTTCTTTTTGCTTTGCTAAAGCCACAATTTCATCTAACGATTTTGATTGAATAACCAATTCTTTAGTTAAAACATCTACTCGTTTTGTTGTATTTTCTATAAGTTCAGAATTGTTATACCCTTGCAAATCTTTGTATCGATTTACACCTCCAAAACCTGCTTTTCTTTCTTCTTCAGAAATTGGAGAGGTATTAAAGTAAATTCGATAAATATTGTTATCTCTATTTTCAATAGCAGCTAAAACTTCATTCATTAAGTCAATCTTCTTATTCAAAACTTTATAGTTTAAAGCTAACGCTTCAATTTCACGGGCTTGAATTTTATCTTTTGGAGTTTCAAAATAACTTGTATTGATAAGCAACAAGAAAATTAAGAATCCAAATAGTGCCGAAGACAATAAAAACAGAACAACATAACCAAATTTCTTCCTTTTTCTCGTCTGAATTCGTTTATACGCTAAATTTTCTGAATCGTAATAATATTTTACCTTCGACATAAATGAAAATATACTATTTTTGTGCCAAATTTATTGGTTGACATAGGTTATACGAACAAATTTAAGAAATGTTTCATTTTAAAGCTATTTTATTTTTAGTTGGAATATTTTTTAAAATCATCGGTTTATTTTCCTCAAACCATTAAACAGTAAAAATCAGAACTAAATTATTGATAATGAAATCGCAAGACATTCGTAAAGCATACCTTAACTTTTTTGAATCCAAAGGACATTTAATTGTTCCTTCTGCGCCAATCGTTTTAAAAGACGACCCAACCTTAATGTTCAACAACTCGGGAATGGCACAATTCAAAGAATTTTTCTTAGGCAATGGAACTCCAAAAAGCCCAAGAATAGCCGACACGCAAAAATGTCTTCGTGTTTCAGGAAAACATAATGATTTAGAAGATGTAGGTTTTGATACTTACCATCACACGATGTTCGAAATGCTAGGAAACTGGTCTTTTGGCGATTATTTCAAAAAAGAAGCATTGGCTTGGGCTTGGGAATTTCTTACCGAAGTTTTAAAGTTAGACAAAGACCGTTTGTATGTTTCTGTTTTTGAAGGAAATCCTGCTGAGAATGTTCCGTTTGACCAAGAAGCATTTGATATTTGGAAACAATATGTTTCTGAAGACCGAATCATCTTAGGAAATAAAAAAGATAACTTCTGGGAAATGGGAGATCAAGGTCCGTGTGGTCCTTGTTCGGAAATTCATATCGATTTAAGAACCGATGCAGAACGTGCTGCTGTTTCAGGAAGAGATTTAGTTAATGCTGATCATCCGCAAGTAGTAGAAATTTGGAACAACGTATTCATGGAATTCAATCGTAAAGCTGATGGTTCTTTAGAAAAATTACCAGCACAACACGTTGATACTGGAATGGGATTTGAGCGTTTGTGTATGGCAATGCAAAACGTAACTTCAAATTATGATACAGATGTTTTCACGCCGCTTATCGCAAAAGTTGAGGAAATTACGGGATTAAAATATACTTCAAACGAAGTTAAAAATATATCAGAAGAACAAAACAAAACGAATATTGCAATTCGTGTAATTGTAGATCACGTTCGTGCGGTAGCATTTGCTATTGCTGATGGACAATTGCCATCAAACACAGGTGCTGGTTACGTAATTCGAAGAATTTTACGTCGTGCTATTCGTTACGGATTTACATTCTTAGGAACAAAAGAACCATTCATCAACAAGTTAGTTGAAGTGTTAGCGAATCAAATGGGTGAATTTTTCCCTGAGATTAAATCGCAACAACAATTGGTCACCAATGTAATCCGTGAAGAAGAAGCTTCTTTCTTACGAACTTTAGAGCATGGATTACAATTATTAGATAAAGTAGTTGCTGAAACAGCTGGAAAAGAAGTTTCGGGAGAAAAAGTATTCGAATTGTATGATACTTTTGGTTTCCCGAAAGACTTAACGGCTTTAATTTTAAAAGAAAA of Flavobacterium channae contains these proteins:
- a CDS encoding TPM domain-containing protein, whose protein sequence is MRKLIILVFFLSGIYANAQFTIPKVPPFQTSVYDYADVLNPQEEKALENKLIRYSDSTTTQIVVISIEDLKGEDIGILTPRWAHEWGIGQEKEDNGILILVAKNDRKIWIAPGYGVEDRLTAGINGELIRNVIIPEFKAGSYYQGLDKGADAIFEVLKGKYKGTRKESKNNFPFVLIVIFVIILILIISKGSKGGGGNYRGGSGLDLGDIIILSRMGRGGGGFGGGSFGGGSSGGFGGGFGGGGFSGGGAGGSW
- a CDS encoding outer membrane beta-barrel protein translates to MFKKIVFLVLFVLSASSFSQNTISLKGKIIDKNTSIPLESATIYIKSAKDSTLIDYTISDKNGNFAFKTKKIESAVHFKISYIGYIEYSEQIENLKSDKDFGSIRLEENVSSLKEVVIQSEAPPVTIKNDTLEFNAASFKVRPDANVEALLKQLPGVEIDEEGKITVNGKEVNNILVNGKPFFGKDGKIATQNLPADIISKVQVTDTKTKEEELSGQNATSDEKTINLTIQEDKNKGAFGKANVGYGTDERYESSLLFNYFKDTQKISILGSSNNINSIGFSMDEIFDNMGGGRNQSIWINDNGSFGINGMQFGGNTGITQSNMIGINFADEWAKKKINPNGSYYYSNAETNNNSRTNRINLLPTGNTNTLAESTTKSITDGHNISMDFEIKLDSTATIYMSPSFSKSEIKNRNKGFDATFDEAGATLNENTTDNSWESQNNTFRNNIYFYKGLKKKGRGISASLNNENSKNESDLFTKTTTTFFQSGNTDDDRDQFRVDDSKNDSFRAEIGYNEPLRDSLALNFKAVYSYKKSRDTRETFDFDSGLDSYSNFNDLLSNDIISTTSSVTPMVGVSIRKKKIRGNISMGTEIINFNNQADYLSNKTAVNKNYMYPKMNGYVSITLGKSKSIYSYYSYEVNLPTANQILPFQNLGNPLNTFIGNADLKPNENYSIYMNFNNYDYATRSGFYGYAGGDYNVNQIVASTTYDADFKATTTYQNVDMAYNGFVGFNFNKSLKKEKRTFKYGFGVQVGYDYNQGLTNAELFESKGLNINPRVNLTWSIDEMITINPSYRYTYITNDFTNYVIDNTKNFKHSAKLEITSYWPKKVVIGSDFGYNYNSNIADGFQKDFYLWNLSLGYNFFQDKLLAKVKVYDVLNQNVSATRTITPTAITDMENTVLKQYAMFSLTYKLEKFGGKKKEGGIMFMD
- the der gene encoding ribosome biogenesis GTPase Der; translation: MNNIVAIVGRPNVGKSTFFNRLIQRREAIVDSVSGVTRDRNYGKSEWNGKEFSVIDTGGYVKGSDDIFEGEIRRQVELAIDEADAIVFVVDVEEGITPMDDEVAKLLRKVKKPVILVVNKVDNAMREKDAVEFYNLGLGDFFTISGMSGSGTGELLDKIVEVLPELPDAIEEENPLPRFCVVGRPNAGKSSFINALIGEDRFVVTDIAGTTRDAIDTKYNRFGFEFNLVDTAGIRRKAKVKEDLEFYSVMRSVRAIEHSDVCLLVIDATRGFEGQDQSIFWLAEKNRKGIVILVNKWDLVEKDTMSTRDYERKIREEIAPFTDVPILFVSALTKQRLLKALETAVEVFENRKQRISTSKFNELMLPIIEATPPPALKGKYIKIKYCMQLPTPTPQFVFFANLPQYVKDPYKRFIENKLRENYNFNGVPIDIYFRQK
- a CDS encoding TPM domain-containing protein — encoded protein: MSKTEDFLSKADEQEIVQAIIEAEKNTSGEIRVHLEEHTEKSPLERAQEVFFELHMNETQDRNGVLFYVGVADKKFAIIGDEGINNVVESDFWDCTKDVVIANFKEKKFKKGLVEGILRAGERLKKYFPYQSDDTNELSNEISKG
- a CDS encoding M23 family metallopeptidase, coding for MSKVKYYYDSENLAYKRIQTRKRKKFGYVVLFLLSSALFGFLIFLLLINTSYFETPKDKIQAREIEALALNYKVLNKKIDLMNEVLAAIENRDNNIYRIYFNTSPISEEERKAGFGGVNRYKDLQGYNNSELIENTTKRVDVLTKELVIQSKSLDEIVALAKQKEKLLAAIPAIQPVKNEDLKQMASGYGYRSDPFTKIRKFHYGMDFTARTGTPIYATGDGVVYKADASLSGYGNHIEVNHGFGYKTLYAHLSKYNCRPGQRVKRGDIIGYVGSTGRSQAPHLHYEVFKNGERVNPLNFYYGSISAKEYIEISKLANQENQSLD
- a CDS encoding TonB-dependent receptor, which produces MNLLNKTLVLGAIVSSAVGYSQEIKKDTVTKVNYLKEVEVTATSNTNKTILSQPQSISKLGEKELNRSTGLFLDDAINTNVPGVNMQRRTVSAGQQFNIRGYGNGVRGTNGTNSNFDTQGTKVYLNNIPVTDAEGITLMDDLDFSSIGDVEVVKGPSGSLYGLAIAGVVNLKTILPELNKISLAQNTLFGSYGLKRLTTQAQIGGKNGAMLINYGSQKYDGFMEHTASSKDFVNIFGNSTLSEKQKINAYLGYSDSYDQRNGELTREQYEDFDYSGNPNYIKNDAHSHMVSFRGGLNHDYQFNRNIGNSFSVFGTGIESDVSSAGGWTDKSALNFGFRTTFNLNFDLGTAYKLSGIAGTEMQQQNSQAISYAMVANGVDPDAYNVIGSQRSNRYSISKTNHIFTEWTLNMPYDFSVTAGVGSSYMGIESQDRMYVPANNTPGTYRPSTLSASYKNMVSPKFAINKVFNKAVSVYASYNKGYKAPVSSYFYIPYTGEVNKNLKAEVGTQFEIGSKGTLMNNKLTYELAVFQTNFKDKMTSVAVPNATNTATLYSYIVNAGEQIHKGIEASVKYELISNENGFFKSVSPFANVTYSDFKYKDYIYQRSYNIAFDFSNEKVLGTPPVVFNAGVDFAIKYGFYGNVTYNYRDAMFYSYVPTTASDPNMVHYETASYNLLNAKFGYQRNITNHLSLDATFGVNNITNTQYYQMVFSNQLPDAYLPAPYNATFFGGLNLKYTF
- a CDS encoding LemA family protein, producing MRKFLPYLIGGGLLLILVFWYVSVKNGAVTVDQAVKKEWGNVETSYQRRNDLIGNLVKTVKGAADFEKSTLEAVISARAKATSITVDPTNITPEQFEQFNQAQSGVSSALSRLLVTVEKYPELKANENFRMLQNELTSTENQILTARTRFNEAVEKYNNYILKMPRSFILSEYKEKALFKAVAGAEKPVDVEFDFNNEKK
- a CDS encoding MerR family transcriptional regulator; this encodes MHLELAPNKRYYSIGEIAKAFNVNASLIRFWDKEFDILKPKKNAKGNRMFTPEDVKNLQLIYHLVKERGFTLEGAKTHLKEGQKKTLDKFEIISKLEAIKAQLNTIKNQL